The following proteins are encoded in a genomic region of Nocardioides renjunii:
- a CDS encoding DUF2087 domain-containing protein — protein MTKDSDFKQVVRARMAETGEGYAAARAALEATPPPRDPAYDPAYEAARAEQERLVGRLFTAGRIERVPARRKVRVAVLLEVLARFEPGRDYSEPEVNEVLLAVHEDFAYLRRELVNYHYLQRESGRYRTVGAAPVRSVVEQQEIPAWEAHWLPGFLAGR, from the coding sequence ATGACCAAGGACAGTGACTTCAAACAGGTCGTGCGGGCCCGGATGGCCGAGACCGGTGAGGGCTACGCCGCCGCCCGCGCGGCGCTCGAGGCGACGCCGCCGCCCCGCGACCCGGCGTACGACCCGGCGTACGAGGCGGCGCGCGCCGAGCAGGAGCGCCTGGTCGGGCGGCTGTTCACCGCCGGGCGCATCGAGCGCGTGCCGGCCAGGCGCAAGGTCCGCGTGGCCGTGCTGCTCGAGGTGCTGGCACGGTTCGAGCCGGGGCGGGACTACTCCGAGCCCGAGGTCAACGAGGTGCTGCTCGCGGTGCACGAGGACTTCGCCTACCTGCGCCGCGAGCTGGTGAACTACCACTACCTGCAGCGGGAGTCGGGTCGCTACCGCACGGTCGGCGCGGCGCCGGTGCGGTCGGTCGTCGAGCAGCAGGAGATCCCAGCCTGGGAGGCGCACTGGCTGCCGGGCTTCCTTGCCGGGCGCTGA
- a CDS encoding UBP-type zinc finger domain-containing protein gives MTSGSPEGIDPAVAPSGPGCVECDADGGWWVHLRRCAQCGHVGCCDSSPAQHATAHHEATGHPVMQSYEPGEDWFWDFTRSIGVTGPRLADPQSHPDDQPAPGPAGRVPEDWREHIH, from the coding sequence ATGACCAGTGGCAGCCCAGAAGGCATCGATCCCGCAGTGGCACCGTCCGGCCCCGGGTGCGTGGAGTGCGACGCGGACGGCGGCTGGTGGGTGCATCTGCGCCGCTGCGCGCAGTGCGGCCACGTCGGGTGCTGCGACAGCAGCCCGGCACAGCACGCGACCGCGCACCACGAGGCGACCGGTCACCCGGTGATGCAGAGCTACGAGCCCGGTGAGGACTGGTTCTGGGACTTCACGCGCTCGATCGGTGTGACCGGTCCCCGCCTGGCCGACCCGCAGAGCCACCCCGACGACCAGCCGGCCCCCGGTCCGGCCGGCCGGGTGCCGGAGGACTGGCGGGAGCACATCCACTGA
- a CDS encoding glycerophosphodiester phosphodiesterase family protein, translating into MRRTPRGRRAREDRTVPQVVAHRGSSHDAAEHTLAAYVRALDEGAEGLECDVRLTADGHLVCVHDRDLRRTASTAGLVSTMNLAELDELDFSSWKSPWSALDDEAPDRDPEDGKVLTLRKLLETVADYDRRVDLAIETKHPTRFGGLVERRLVETLSDFGWDGPGSPARVMSFSLNAVTRVRRLAPDLEVVLLVDKAHHWPVLRPVAGADWVIGPGIQALRDHPGLGKHLVKEGREIHVWTVNTADELQVCLDLGVTAVISDRPAYMLELLGG; encoded by the coding sequence ATGCGTCGTACGCCGCGCGGCCGCCGCGCTCGTGAGGACCGCACCGTGCCGCAGGTGGTCGCTCACCGCGGCAGCAGCCACGACGCCGCCGAGCACACGCTCGCGGCCTACGTCCGGGCCCTCGACGAGGGGGCCGAGGGCCTCGAGTGCGACGTCCGGCTCACCGCCGACGGGCACCTCGTCTGCGTGCACGACCGCGACCTCCGCCGTACGGCGTCCACCGCCGGACTGGTGTCCACGATGAACCTGGCCGAGCTGGACGAGCTCGACTTCTCGTCGTGGAAGAGCCCGTGGTCGGCCCTCGACGACGAGGCCCCCGACCGCGACCCCGAGGACGGCAAGGTGCTCACGCTGCGCAAGCTGCTCGAGACCGTCGCCGACTACGACCGGCGCGTCGACCTGGCGATCGAGACCAAGCACCCGACGCGCTTCGGCGGCCTGGTCGAGCGGCGGCTGGTGGAGACGCTCAGCGACTTCGGGTGGGACGGACCCGGGTCGCCGGCCCGGGTGATGAGCTTCTCTCTCAACGCCGTCACGCGCGTGCGCCGGCTCGCCCCCGACCTCGAGGTCGTGCTGCTCGTCGACAAGGCACACCACTGGCCGGTGCTCCGGCCGGTCGCCGGCGCCGACTGGGTGATCGGTCCAGGCATCCAGGCGCTGCGCGACCACCCCGGCCTCGGCAAGCACCTGGTCAAGGAGGGCCGGGAGATCCACGTGTGGACCGTTAACACCGCTGACGAGCTGCAGGTGTGCCTCGACCTCGGCGTCACCGCCGTCATCAGCGACCGGCCGGCCTACATGCTGGAGCTGCTCGGCGGATAG